The following is a genomic window from Dermatophilaceae bacterium Soc4.6.
CAAGTTCGAATCTTGCCGGGGGCACCACTTGCTGCAGGCCGTTGACCTGCACTGATGCCGGTCAGGACATCTCCTCGACCATGCTCAGGGAGAGCCCACTGGTGACAGATTCCGTGGAAATTCCGTGGTCTGTCAAGCTGCCCCGCTCTGGCCGGGCCCTCGGGCCCCGGCTCATCAACGCCTCGAGGCGGTCCGGCGCGTCGTCCTCGGACTCTGCAGCGACGTGCGCGTACACCGAGAGGGTGACCCCCGTGGACGCGTGTCCGCACCACTGCGAGACCTCCTTGAGCGAGAAACCGCCGGCGATGAGGAGTGAGGCGAACCCGTGCCGCATGCTGTGCGGGGTCAGGCTTGGCGGGAGCCCGGCGTCGCGGACGGCGGTCTGCCAGACCCGTCGGATGAAGTTCTGACGCAGGATGGGCGTCCCAGTCGACGTCGTCACGACCAACGCCTCCGGCTCCGGTCCGGTGTGCAGCGCCAGGTGCTCCACGATCTGCTGCATGACGGTGCGCGCGACCGGAACAGCCCGCCGACCAGCGCGGGTCTTGGGGGGCCCAAAGGTCACGCCGTCCGCGGTCTGCTGAGCGGTGCGCTCCACCTTGATCCTCGAGCGCAGGACATCGACGTCTCTGCGACGCAGGGCGGCGATCTCGCCCATCCGCAGCCCGCACCAGTACCCGAGGAGGACCACCACCCGAAACTCAGGCCGAATGGTGTCACGCATGGCCTCCGCCTGCCCAAGGTCCATCCAGTCGCGGTCGCTGCCCTGGTTGGGGGGTAGCGGGACGCGGGCAGCGGGATTGACCGATAACCGACGGTCGTCGACCGCGGCGTCGAGCAGCTGACGCAGGACCAGGACGACCTTGCGGGCGGTCCGGGAGGCGAGGTCGTGCTGCAGCGTCACCACCCATTCGCGAATCTCCAGGTTGGACACGTCGTCCAGCGCGCG
Proteins encoded in this region:
- a CDS encoding tyrosine-type recombinase/integrase → MTVSAWMNRWLPTREADLRTTSYERLTSICEQHIRPTWGNRALDDVSNLEIREWVVTLQHDLASRTARKVVLVLRQLLDAAVDDRRLSVNPAARVPLPPNQGSDRDWMDLGQAEAMRDTIRPEFRVVVLLGYWCGLRMGEIAALRRRDVDVLRSRIKVERTAQQTADGVTFGPPKTRAGRRAVPVARTVMQQIVEHLALHTGPEPEALVVTTSTGTPILRQNFIRRVWQTAVRDAGLPPSLTPHSMRHGFASLLIAGGFSLKEVSQWCGHASTGVTLSVYAHVAAESEDDAPDRLEALMSRGPRARPERGSLTDHGISTESVTSGLSLSMVEEMS